The nucleotide window CCGATGGCCGCGGCCCGGCCGGTCCGCCCGGCGGCGAGGTCGGCCAGCAACCGCCGCCGGCAGGCGGCCTTTCCGGCCAGGTCCCCGGTGGCGGGATCGAAGGGGGCCGCCAGCCCCAGGCGCCGGTGGCGGCGCGGATCGAAGGCGTCGGGGTTGATCCCGTTGGTGATGCCCTCGAGCCGGACGCCCCGGTCGCGCAGGGCGTGACCCAGCCAGCCGGTGAGGGCGTCCAGCTCCGTCTCCTGGAGTTCCCGGGCGTAGTTCTCGCTCACGGTGTTCATCGGGGCATAGGCGGCCCCGGCGAGGAAGGGATCGAAGGCCCCGTTGAGGAGCGAACCGGTGATCACCCGCCAGGGGAGGCCCGTGTTGGCCCGGGCGAAGGGGAGGTCCTGGATCTCCTGGTGGTAGCCGATGCCCGCGTTGTGGAGGGTGACGAGGGCCGCGCTCCGGCGGAAGAAGACCCGGAACCCCTCGAGCTCGCGCATGAGGGCGGGGAGCGTCGCCGTGTGGCCGTCGTGGCAGTGAAAGACCTCCGGCGCCCGCCCCCGGGCCACGGCCAGGGCCAGGGCGGCCTTCTGGTGGAGGACGTTCATGGCGAAGTAGTCGTAGTGACCGGCACCCCGCCGGTGGGTGGGGTCGGCGGCCTCCTCCTCGGCGGTGTAGGCGTAGACGCCGTGTTTTTCTGCGAACCTGTCCGCCTCCACCAGGACGATCTCCACGCCCCTTCGGCGCAGGGCGTGGAACGCCACCCGCTCCCGGCGTTCCTCGTGGGTGTAGTTCATGTCGATGTCGAAGCCGAGGTCCAGGGGGCGGAAGCCGAGGTCCGCCGCCGGCACGAACCCGTACCGGGGGAGCACCACGGTGACCCGGACCCCGGCGCGGGCCAGGGCCTCGGCGAGGTCACAGGTGACGTCCTGGACGCCGCCGGCGCCGGCGATCCCACGGTATTCCCGGGAGAGGAACCAGACCCGGAGCGGGCGGGCGGCCTTCGATGGGCCGGAGGTGGCGGGGCGGGGGGAGGTCTTCATCAGCGCTCGTATCGTTTCGTATCGACTAGGCCGATGACAACAGAGGCGGCGCCACTTGTCAAGCAGCGGTGGGGCCTATATGCTGGCCCCGTCTCGAAGTCGGGGCCGGAGCCGGAGAAGATGGCGAACAACGGACAGACCCCCCCGCGGCCGCGGGGCAACATCCTCGACCAGATCGGCCGCACCCCCCTGGTTCCCATCCGCAGCCTCAACCCCTACCCGCGGGTCGAGATCCTCGCCAAGCTCGAGTCCTTCAACCCCGGCGGCTCCATCAAGGACCGGATCGCCCTCGGAATGATCGAGGGGGCCGAGGCCCGGGGCGAGCTCACCCGGGGCAAGGTCATCCTGGAGGCCAGCAGCGGCAATACCGGCATCGGGCTCGCCCTGGTGGCGGCGGTCAAGGGCTACCGGTGCTGCATCGCCATGAGCGAGGCGGCCAGCATCGAGCGGCGCAAGATCATGCGGGCCTACGGGGCCGAGATCCTGCTGACACCCGCCCGGCTCGGCACCGACGGTGCCATAGAGGAGGTCTATCGGCTCGCCCGCCGGCATCCCGACCGCTACTTCTGCACCGACCAGTTCAACAACCCCGACAACTGGCGGACCCACTACGAGCACACCGCCATGGAGATCTGGGAGCAGACCGGGGGGCGGCTCGACGCGGTGGTGGCCACCATGGGCACCACCGGGACCCTCATGGGGCTGGCCCGGCGCTTCCGGGAGCTCGATCCCTCCATCCGCGTGGTGGGCATGGAGCCCTACCTCGGCCACCGGCTCCAGGGGCTCAAGAACATGAAGGAGTCCTACCGCCCGGGGATCTTCGACAAGCGGCTCCCGGACGAGATCCTCCACGTGGCCGACGAGGAGGCCCTGGAGATGACCCGGCGCCTGGCCCGGGAGGAGGGCATCTTCGCCGGCATGAGCAGCGGGGCGGCGCTCGCGGCGGCCCTCCGGGTGGCCGCCCGCATGGAGTCCGGCCGCGTCGTGGTCATCTTCCCCGACGGCGGCGAGCGTTACCTCAGCACCGACCTCTTCCACTACCCGGAGGAAGACGAGGAGGCCCGGCCCGGCGCCCTCCATCTCACCAACACCCTCACCCGGCGCAAGGAGATCTTCGAGCCCCTCGAGGCCGGAAAGGTGCGCATCTACTCCTGCGGGCCCACGGCCTACGAGTTCGCCCACCTCGGCCTCTGCCGGCGCGTGGTGGTGGCCGACCTCCTCCGGCGGGTGCTGGAGGCCCAGGGCTACGAGGTCCGCCACGTCATGAACATCACCGACGTGGACGACAAGACCATCCGCGCCGCCCTGGACCAGGGGCGCACCCTCGAGGAACTGACGGACCACTACGCCGCCGCCTTCCTCGAGGACGTCCGGAGTCTCGGCGTCCGCACCGCCGAGGCCTACCCCCGCGCCAGCCGCCACGTTCCGGACATGGTGCGCCTGGCCCAGCGGCTCGTGGAGGCGGGCTACGCCTACGAGAAGCACGGCTCCATCTACTTCGACATCTCGAAGCTGCCCAACTACGGGCGGCTTTCCCGGGTGGATCTGTCCCGGATCCGGCTCGGGGCCACCGTGGACCTCGACGACTACGAGAAGGACAGCCCGGTGGACTTCACCCTCTTCAAGCGGGTGACCCTGGAGGAGCTCAAGAACGGCATCGGCTACGAGACCCCCTGGGGACAGGTCCGGCCGGGGTGGCACATCGAGTGCGCCGCCATGTCCATGAAGGAACTGGGGGACTTCTTCGACATCCACACCAGCGGCTGCGACCTGGTCTTCCCCCACCACGAGAACGAGATCGCCATGGCCGTGGCCCTCACCGGCCAGCCCCTGGCCCGGTACTGGCTCCACAGCGAGCTGGTCCTGGCGGACGGGAAGAAGATGTCCCGCTCGGCCGGCAACGTGGTGACGCTCCGGGACCTCCTCGACGAGGGGTACACCGGGCGCCAGGTGCGCTTCTTCCTCCTTCGCACCCACTACCGGAAACCCCTCAACTTCTCCCGCCGGTTCCTCGATGAGGCGGCCCGGGCCCTGGACCGGCTGGACCAGTTCACCGGCGAGGTCCGCTGCCTGGCGGAGGCGGGGGCGGACGAGGGCGGCGATCCCCGGCCGGAGGTCATCGAGGCGGTGGCCGGGATGGAACACGGCTTCTCCCGGGCCGTGAACGACGACCTCAACGTCTCCCGTGCCCTCGCCCACCTCTACGGTTTGGTCCGGCGGCTCCAGCCCCTGGTGGCCGGGCGGCGCCTGTCGGCCCCGGACGCCCGGGCCGTGGTGGAGGGGCTCGCCCGGGTGGACGCCGTGCTCGGGTTCCTCGACGTGGATCACGCCTCGGCCCCGGTGGATCCGGAGATCCTGGCCCTCCTCGAGGAGCGGGAGGCGGCCCGGGCCCGGAAGGAGTGGCAGCGGGCGGACGAGCTGCGCGGGCGGCTCCTCGCCCTGGGGGTCGAGGTCATGGACACACCGAGGGGCCAGCGTTGGCGGTGGACGGTCCGCCGCCCCGGCCGGCCGGCGTGAACGGGCGGACCGGTCCGGCCGCGGGTGGACCCCGCCGCCCCGCCGGGGGCGGCGAAACCGCCGGCATCGCCAGGTCCGCCGGCTCCGTTGGGTTCGCGGTGCTGCTCTCCCGGGTGCTGGGCCTCGTCCGGGAGCAGGTCCTCGCCGGGCTCTTCGGCGCCGGGACGGCCATGGACGCCTTCGTGGTGGCCTACCGGATCCCGAACCTCCTCCGGGACCTCTTCGCCGAGGGGGCCCTGAGCGCCGCCTTCGTGGCGGTCTTCACCGACTACGACCAGAAGCGGACCCGGGAGGAGACCTGGGCCCTGGTGAACAACGTCATGGCCGTCCTGGCGGTGCTCCTCGGCCTGGTGGTCCTTCTGGGAACGGTCTTCTCCGACGAGATCGTCCGGCTCATGGCCACGGGGTTCGAGGGGCAGGCGCCGGGGAAGCTCCTCCTCACCCGGCGCCTCACCGTGATCATGTTCCCGTTCCTGATCCTGGTCTCGTTGGCCTCCGTGGTCATGGGGGTGCTCAACACCAAGGGCCGGTTCTTCATACCGGCCCTGGCCTCGAGCTGCTTCAATCTCACCTGCATCCTCCTCGGGGGCGGGCTGGCCCTGGTGCTTCCCCGCCACGGGGTGCCGGGGATCGTGGGGATGGCCGTGGGGACGCTGGCCGGGGGGCTGGCGCAGCTCCTCGTCCAGTGGCCGCTCCTGCACCGCCTCGGCTTCCGGCTCCGGCCGCGGATCGATCTCCGGGATCCGGGCCTGCGGCGCATCGGCCTCCTCATGGTGCCGGCCGTGGTGGGGCTCTCCGCCACGCAGATCAACATCTTCGTGAACACCCGCTTCGCCTCCCTGTGCGCCCCCGGCAGCGTGGCCTGGCTGAGCTACGCCTTCCGGATCATGTTCCTCCCCATCGGGATGTTCGGCGTGGCGCTGAGCATCGCCACCATGCCCGTGGTTTCGCGCCAGGCGGCCCGGCGCGAGATCGGCCCCATGCGCGAGACCCTGGTCTCCTCCCTCACCCTGGGCTTCGCACTCACCGTGCCCGCGGCCGTGGGGCTGTGGATCCTGGCAGAGCCGGTGGTCCGGCTCCTCTTCGAGCACGGCCGCTTCGGGCCCCACGACACCCTCATGACCGCCGCGGCCCTGCGGTTCTTCCTCATCGGGCTCTTCGCCTACGGGGCCGTCAAGATCGTGGTGCCCGTCTTCTACGCCCTGGACGACGCCAAGTGGCCGGTGATCGGCAGCTTTACCGCGGTGGGGGTGAACCTCGCCGTGGTCTGGTGGCTGCTCGGGCCGCTCCAGCACCGGGCCGTGGCCCTGGCCCTCTCCGTGGCCATGACGGCGAACTTCCTCCTCTTGGCCGTGGTCCTCTACCGGAAGGTCGGGGGGTATCCGGCGGGTCGGCTCGTGGCCTCGCTGGCGAAGATCTGCCTCGCCTCGGCGGTCATGGGCTGGGTGCTCGTCCTGCTCCGGGGCCCGCTTTTCCTGGAGCCCGGGGCCGGGTTCTGGGCCACGCTCTGGGGGGTGGGGGCGGCGGTGGTCCTCGGGGCCGCTTGCTACGCCGTGGTGCTGGCGCCGCTCCGGGTGCCGGAGGTGGCGGTCCTCGCCTCGGCCCTCCGGCGGCGGCTCGGTCGGACCGGGACGGCCTGAGGGGGAGGCCGGGTCAGCGCCGCTTCGGGACGAAGAGCACCGGGAGCGGTCCGTGGCGGGCCACGGCGTTGGCGGTGCTCCCCATGTAGACCTCGGGGAGGAAGCCCCGCCCCTGGGTCCCCATGACCACCAGGCTGAAATCCTTGTTGCGGGCGAGGTGCAGGATCCGCTGCGCCGGGACGCCGTAGGAGACCTCCACGTGGCAGGGGCCCGCCCCGTTGGCCTCGAGGTGGGCCTTGAGCCGCTCGAGGCGTTCCCGGTCCACCCGGTCGAACTCGGGGAGCCGGTCGCGGAGGTAGGGATCGATGCGCGCCCGGTCGTGGACGTGGTAGAGGGTGACCTCGGAACCGGCGGCCCGCGCCAGGGCCTCGAGGTAGAGGAAGGCCCGCTCGGCCGTCTCGGAGAAATCCGTGGGGAAGAGGATGTGGCGCAGGCACTGCGCGGGGCCCGCGGGGGCGTCGCAGGCGCCGTCCCCCCAGAGCCGCACCAGAAGCACCGGCCGGTCCGTCTCGTGGAGGACGCTGTAGCTGGTGCTCCCCACCAGGGCGCCCCGGAGGGTGCCCCGGTGATGGGACCCCACCACGATGACCGAGGCGTCGTGCCGGTCGGCCGCCTCGAGGATGGCCCGGGTCGGCACCCCGGCGGGGAGGTCCACCTTCACGCAAAATCCCCGGGCCTCGAGGCCCCGCCGGGCGGCCGCGATCCGGTCCGCCGCCCCGGCGGCGTCCGGCCCGGCCACGTGGACCAGGACGATTTCCTCCACGCCCAGGGGGTTGCCCTCGGGCAGGCATTCCAGGATCCGCGGCGAGGCCGCGTCGGTGTCGGTGGCGATGAGGAGTCTCTTGAACATCGATGCCCGCTGGGCCGGGCACCTCCGGGCCCGGCGCATTTTTTCAACTTAGGACGGCCACGCGGGGCTTGTCAAATCAGGGCGCAAAATCGGGTGATTTCGCACGCCTTTTCCCGGGGAGATCCGGGGGGTAAGATGAAATCGAAATGGAACGCCGGCCGGGCGGCCGCCGATCCATCAGGAGGGACATCGCATGGAAACCGCCGTACTGCTGGGTTTTGCCGCGGGGATCGTGGTGGGCCTCGTGCTCGCCTGGTGGCGCCATGCCCGCTCCGGCGGGGGTGGGGTCTCCTGCCTGCTCAAGGGCCCGGCGCGCCTTCTCCGGGAGCGGTTCGAGCGGGGAGAGATCACCCGGGCGGAGTACGAGGCCAAGATGCGGTACCTGGCCGAGTGCGGGTGAGACCGGTCCAGGCCCGGCGGCGCCGGGTGAGGATCAGCGGCGGCGGGTGCCCGCCCGGGGCGCTTCGCCCCGGGCGGTGTCCAGCGGCTGCACCGGCGGCGAGAGGATGCTGAAAAAGTCCGTGATGTCGTCCAGCCGGGCCGACCGGGCCAGGCTGTCGTCCACCAGGCCCGAGACGTCGTCCGTGCCGACGAGTCCCACCTCCATCATCCGGTGCGCCAGCTCCCGGAGTTCCTCCACCTTCGGCACGAACCGGTCGTAGACGAATCGTCCCCGGGGGTGGGTGAGGCAGTCGGCCACCGTCTCCGCGGGCATGTTCCAGTACTTCGCCACGATCCGGGCCGCCTCCTCGGGATGGCGCGAGGCCCACAGGCCGGAGCGCGCGGCACCCTCCACCAGGCGCGCGATCCATTCCCTGCGGCGTTCGAGCAGGTCTTCCCGTACCACCAGGAGGTTGCAGATGAAGCCGGGCCAGACGTCCTCCACGTGGAGCAGGACCCGGGCCCGTCCCGTCCGCACCGCCTGCATGGCGAAGGGCTCCCCCACGAAGTAGGCGTCGAGCCCCCCGGAGAGCAGGGCCGATGGCATGTCCGGCGGGTTCATCTCGAGGATCCGGATCCGGTCCTCGATGCCGTACTTCCGGGCCAGCAGGCGGGCGGCCACGTTGTGGCCGCTGTAGCGCATGGGGACCGCCAGGGTGTGCCCCGCCAGGTCGCGGAAGGTCCGGACCGGGAGTTCGGATCGCACCACCAGGGTGCTCTCGTGGCGGTTGCCGATGTAGACCACCTTGACGGGGACGCCCTGCTGGCGCATCACGATGGCCAGGGGGGCGATCATGAAGGCGGCGTCGATGTGGCCCTCGCGGAGGGCGTCGCCCATTTCCGCGAAGGAGCCGAATTTGAGGGCCTCGAACCGGACGTCGGCGGCGTTCCGGGTGGCGTAGTCAAGGAGGGGGCAGGCCAGGTTGGTCACCACGGGCATGTAGCCCATGCGGAGGACCTGGACCCGCCCGTGGTCCACGTTCCTCCAGTAGTGCAGGGCCGAGATGAGGGCCACCCAGGCCACGGTGGCGAGGGTGATCCGCCAGGCGTTGGAAGAGAGGTGGGTCGGGCTCATGGCGCGGTGGGCCGGGCGACCGGCTCCCCCTACTATAGCCCCCGGAACCGTGCCGGGAAACCGGGGATCATGGGGCGGGGGGCGGCGTCCGGTCTGTGGCCGGCGGCAGTTCCGGCAGGGTCACCACCGGCGGGCGGCCGGTGAGGGATTCGAGGAAGCGGGTGACCAGGGTGACCTCGCCGGGCGCAAGGCGGAGACCCAGCTGTGCCGATCCCATGATGGCCACGGCCGTGTGCAGGTCCCACACCTTTCCGGAGTGGAAGTAGGGCGGGGTCATGGCCACGTTGCGCAGGGACGGGGCCTTGAAGACGAACTCGCAGGTGATGGTCTCCACGACGGCCTCGCGGCCCGGGTCCGTGGAGGGACAGACGCCGGCGGGCGGAGCGTCGGCCACCCCGAACTGGTAGTAGCCGTTGCCGCCCACGTTCAGGCTCATGTGGCAGGCCGCGCATCCCTTGTCCATGAAGAGGGCGAGCCCCTTGCGCTGCTCCGGGGTGAGGGCGTCCGGGTCGCCCTGGAGAAAACGGTCGAAGGGGGCGCCGGGGGTCAGGAGCGTGGCCTCGAAGGCCTCGATGGCGAGGGTGGCGTTCCGGAAGGTGACGGGGTCGGCTTCCCCGGGGAAGGCCTCCCGGAAGAGGCGGAGGTAGCCCGGCATGCTCGAGAGGACCTGGACCACGTAGGCCTTCGAGGCCGCCATCTCCAGGGGCGACTGGATGGGAACGCCCGCCTGCTCGGCGAGATCCCGGGCCCGGCCGTCCCAGAACTGGGCCAGGTTGAAGACGGCGTTCAGCACGGTGGGGGCGTTTCTGGGGCCCCGCTGCCAGGCGTGGCCGATGGATGTCTCCTGGCGGTCCACGCCCCACAGGGAGAGGTTGTGGCAGGTGTGGCAGCTCACCGCCTGGCTCCGGGAGATGCGGGGGTCGAAGAAGAGGGTCTTTCCCAGGCGGACCTTCTCGGGGGTCACGGGGTTGGCGGGCCGGTCGGGCGGGTGGTCCGGCAGGGGGTCGAAGTGGAGGCGGGCCCGCTCGAGGAGCGGGTCGGCGGCGAAGGCCGGAAGGAGGGCACAGGACCAGCCGAGGGCCAGGAGGAGGGCGGCGAGGCGGTGCTTCACGGTGAACCTCCGGTGGGGCCGGCGTCGGCCGGCGGGGCGAGGTCGGCCGGCGGTCAATACCGGGCGTCCTCGGGTTTTCCTCCCTTGGGCCAATCCCGTTCCTTGCCGGGAAAGTCGGGCCGGGGCTGGTGGATGACGAAGTCGGCGATGTCGTAGGCCTCCTGGACGGTGAGGGTCCCGCCGGCGGCGAGCGGCATGTTCCGCTGGATGAAGGCCGCGGCCTTGTGGAGCCGCGCCATGCCCGCCGCGATGTTGAAGGAGCGCGGTCCCCAGAGCGGCGGGAAGCCGTAGGGGTAGCGGGGCGGCTTCTGGTCGAGCCGACCGGCCCCGTCCTCCCCGTGGCAGACGGCGCAGCGGTCCAGGTAGAGGCGGGCGCCCCGGCGCCGGTCCGGGACGGCGGGTTCGTCCAGCATGGGCATGCCGCGGCCCTCCACGGTGGCGCCGGGCGGGAGGTCCTTGGACAGCCAGCGGATGTAGGCCACCAGGGCGTCCATGGCCCGGCTGTCCTTCCGCGGGGCCTTCCCGTTCAGGCTGCGCTGGAAGCACCCCTGGATGCGTTCCCGAAGGTCCACCTGCCGGGCGTTCCGGGCGCTGTAGCGCGGGTACCGCGCCGGGGCTCCCACCCACGGCGCGGCGTAGGGAACCGTCCCGGCCTTGAGGTGGCAGTTGCTGCACCGGAGGGCGTTGCCGCCGAGATCCGGCAGTTCCGCCGGGGTATGCGTGGCGATGCGGCGCCCCAGGCGGACGAGGTCGGCGCCGGGGCCGGCGGGGCGTTCCGTCTCGGGCGGGGCGCGGAAGGGGAGGACCTCGCCGGCGCCGGCCGGGGCCGCGAAGAGCAGGACGGACAGCAGGAGGGCGCCGCGCCGGCCGAGGCGCCGCGGCGGGGGGGTGGGCCCGTGGGATGTCATGCCTCGTCCTCCTTTTCTCGGGAGGTGGCCTCCCGCAGGAGTTCCCTGAACCGCTCCAGGGTCTTTTCGTCTTCCGCCAGCGTCAAGAGGACGTCCCCCGCCTCGAGGCGGGTCTTGCCCCTGGGTACCATCATCTGCTCGCCCCGGAGGACCGCCACCACCAGGAGGCCGCCGGGCACGGCCAGGTCCGCGAGCCGCCGGCCGGCGCCCGCGCCGGCGTCCAGCTCGGCCAGCCGCAGCCCGCCCCTGGCCACCAGGGAGAAATCGAGGCGATGGAGGCCCCGTATCGTCGAGAGGATCTCCGCCGCCGCGGCGATCTTGGGAGCGATCACCCGGGTGACCCCGATCTCCTGGCACGCGGCGCGGAGGCCCACGTCGTTCAGCTTCACCACGATCTTCCCGACTCCCATCCGGTGGCCCAGCATGGCGATCACCGTGTTGATGGCGTCGGTGCCGGTGGCGCAGACCAGGGCGTCGGCCTCCGGAAGGCCCGCGTCCTTGAGGAGCTTTGGGTCGGTGGCGTCGCCGTGGAGCACCAGGGCGTCCAGCTCCTCGGAAAGATGCTCGCAGAGCCTCTCGTCGCTGTCCACCAGGACCAGTTCCACGTCGTCCCCGCGGGCGAGCATGTCCGCCAGGTTGCGCCCCGTGTCCCCGACGCCGGTGATGACGACCTTCATGGCCGCGTCCTTCCCGGGCGGCGCCGGGGCCGCCAGTGCCAGGGGGCCAAGAGGACGAGGAGGGGCAGGATCTCGAGCCGGCCCGCCAGCATGTCGAATATCAGGAGGGCCTTGGCGGGGAGGGGGAGCCCCGGGCCCGTGACGCCCGCCGAGAGGCCCACCGTCCCCAGGGCCGAGGCGGACTCGAAGGCCGCGTCCCCCGCGGGAAAGCCCCACAGGGTGAGGACGAGGGTGGAGGCGGTGAAGATGAGGGCGTACAGGGCCAGGAAGCCGAAGGCCGACCGGATGTCCGTCTCGGAGAACTGGACGCCGCCGATGGCCAGGGGGACCTTGGCCTCCGGCGGGAGGAGGAGCCGCTTCATACCCCATGATACCACACGGAGTGCCAGGACGAGCCGCAGGATCTTGATGCCGCCGGCGGTGGACCCAGTGCTTCCGCCCACCAGCATGAGGATCGTGGCCAGGGTCTTCTCCGGGGGCGCCCAGGCGGCGGGGTCCGAGAGGGCGAAGCCGGTGGTGGAGAGGGCGCTCACCGCCCGGAAGGCGGCCGCGTGGAGCCCGGGGGCGCCGAGCGCCAGGAAGGCGGCGGTGGCCGCGGCGGCGATCCCCGCCATCCAGCGGAGTTCCACGTCCCGGGCCGCGGCCCGCAGCCCCTTGGTCCGTACCCGGTGGTAGAGGGGGAAGCTCACGGCACCGAGGAACATGGCCGCCGTCACCGCGGCCGAAAGGCCGGGGCCCGCCCCGGAAAGGCCCTCGCGGGCGGGGGAGAAGCCGCCGGTGGAGATCGTGGAGAAGGCGTGGAGCACCGCGTCGAGGGGGGACATCCCGAGGCCCAGGTAGAGGAGGCAGCAGCCGGCCGTCAGCAGCACGTAGGCGCCGAGGACCACGCGGCCCGTGGCCCGGACGCTCCCGACCAGG belongs to Dissulfurirhabdus thermomarina and includes:
- a CDS encoding glycogen synthase; this translates as MKTSPRPATSGPSKAARPLRVWFLSREYRGIAGAGGVQDVTCDLAEALARAGVRVTVVLPRYGFVPAADLGFRPLDLGFDIDMNYTHEERRERVAFHALRRRGVEIVLVEADRFAEKHGVYAYTAEEEAADPTHRRGAGHYDYFAMNVLHQKAALALAVARGRAPEVFHCHDGHTATLPALMRELEGFRVFFRRSAALVTLHNAGIGYHQEIQDLPFARANTGLPWRVITGSLLNGAFDPFLAGAAYAPMNTVSENYARELQETELDALTGWLGHALRDRGVRLEGITNGINPDAFDPRRHRRLGLAAPFDPATGDLAGKAACRRRLLADLAAGRTGRAAAIGSLDTAADVPLLTAVTRLSEQKGMDILAEALEDLLVEEPDFGVLILGAGERAVEERLARLAERPEHAGRFLLLLGHDPALALKVYAAGDFFLIPSRYEPCGLTDFMAQLMGNLPVVHLTGGLVKVRDGFNGYGYAPNTPAALKAAVVRALRDHRQRPQVLDRMRRDAVRHIREHFTWERVRGRYLDLYRQALRAVAGGSGPVRRRRRP
- the cysS gene encoding cysteine--tRNA ligase, producing the protein MANNGQTPPRPRGNILDQIGRTPLVPIRSLNPYPRVEILAKLESFNPGGSIKDRIALGMIEGAEARGELTRGKVILEASSGNTGIGLALVAAVKGYRCCIAMSEAASIERRKIMRAYGAEILLTPARLGTDGAIEEVYRLARRHPDRYFCTDQFNNPDNWRTHYEHTAMEIWEQTGGRLDAVVATMGTTGTLMGLARRFRELDPSIRVVGMEPYLGHRLQGLKNMKESYRPGIFDKRLPDEILHVADEEALEMTRRLAREEGIFAGMSSGAALAAALRVAARMESGRVVVIFPDGGERYLSTDLFHYPEEDEEARPGALHLTNTLTRRKEIFEPLEAGKVRIYSCGPTAYEFAHLGLCRRVVVADLLRRVLEAQGYEVRHVMNITDVDDKTIRAALDQGRTLEELTDHYAAAFLEDVRSLGVRTAEAYPRASRHVPDMVRLAQRLVEAGYAYEKHGSIYFDISKLPNYGRLSRVDLSRIRLGATVDLDDYEKDSPVDFTLFKRVTLEELKNGIGYETPWGQVRPGWHIECAAMSMKELGDFFDIHTSGCDLVFPHHENEIAMAVALTGQPLARYWLHSELVLADGKKMSRSAGNVVTLRDLLDEGYTGRQVRFFLLRTHYRKPLNFSRRFLDEAARALDRLDQFTGEVRCLAEAGADEGGDPRPEVIEAVAGMEHGFSRAVNDDLNVSRALAHLYGLVRRLQPLVAGRRLSAPDARAVVEGLARVDAVLGFLDVDHASAPVDPEILALLEEREAARARKEWQRADELRGRLLALGVEVMDTPRGQRWRWTVRRPGRPA
- the murJ gene encoding murein biosynthesis integral membrane protein MurJ gives rise to the protein MNGRTGPAAGGPRRPAGGGETAGIARSAGSVGFAVLLSRVLGLVREQVLAGLFGAGTAMDAFVVAYRIPNLLRDLFAEGALSAAFVAVFTDYDQKRTREETWALVNNVMAVLAVLLGLVVLLGTVFSDEIVRLMATGFEGQAPGKLLLTRRLTVIMFPFLILVSLASVVMGVLNTKGRFFIPALASSCFNLTCILLGGGLALVLPRHGVPGIVGMAVGTLAGGLAQLLVQWPLLHRLGFRLRPRIDLRDPGLRRIGLLMVPAVVGLSATQINIFVNTRFASLCAPGSVAWLSYAFRIMFLPIGMFGVALSIATMPVVSRQAARREIGPMRETLVSSLTLGFALTVPAAVGLWILAEPVVRLLFEHGRFGPHDTLMTAAALRFFLIGLFAYGAVKIVVPVFYALDDAKWPVIGSFTAVGVNLAVVWWLLGPLQHRAVALALSVAMTANFLLLAVVLYRKVGGYPAGRLVASLAKICLASAVMGWVLVLLRGPLFLEPGAGFWATLWGVGAAVVLGAACYAVVLAPLRVPEVAVLASALRRRLGRTGTA
- a CDS encoding universal stress protein; amino-acid sequence: MFKRLLIATDTDAASPRILECLPEGNPLGVEEIVLVHVAGPDAAGAADRIAAARRGLEARGFCVKVDLPAGVPTRAILEAADRHDASVIVVGSHHRGTLRGALVGSTSYSVLHETDRPVLLVRLWGDGACDAPAGPAQCLRHILFPTDFSETAERAFLYLEALARAAGSEVTLYHVHDRARIDPYLRDRLPEFDRVDRERLERLKAHLEANGAGPCHVEVSYGVPAQRILHLARNKDFSLVVMGTQGRGFLPEVYMGSTANAVARHGPLPVLFVPKRR
- a CDS encoding SHOCT domain-containing protein, which encodes METAVLLGFAAGIVVGLVLAWWRHARSGGGGVSCLLKGPARLLRERFERGEITRAEYEAKMRYLAECG
- a CDS encoding ABC transporter substrate-binding protein — translated: MSPTHLSSNAWRITLATVAWVALISALHYWRNVDHGRVQVLRMGYMPVVTNLACPLLDYATRNAADVRFEALKFGSFAEMGDALREGHIDAAFMIAPLAIVMRQQGVPVKVVYIGNRHESTLVVRSELPVRTFRDLAGHTLAVPMRYSGHNVAARLLARKYGIEDRIRILEMNPPDMPSALLSGGLDAYFVGEPFAMQAVRTGRARVLLHVEDVWPGFICNLLVVREDLLERRREWIARLVEGAARSGLWASRHPEEAARIVAKYWNMPAETVADCLTHPRGRFVYDRFVPKVEELRELAHRMMEVGLVGTDDVSGLVDDSLARSARLDDITDFFSILSPPVQPLDTARGEAPRAGTRRR
- a CDS encoding cytochrome c peroxidase — its product is MKHRLAALLLALGWSCALLPAFAADPLLERARLHFDPLPDHPPDRPANPVTPEKVRLGKTLFFDPRISRSQAVSCHTCHNLSLWGVDRQETSIGHAWQRGPRNAPTVLNAVFNLAQFWDGRARDLAEQAGVPIQSPLEMAASKAYVVQVLSSMPGYLRLFREAFPGEADPVTFRNATLAIEAFEATLLTPGAPFDRFLQGDPDALTPEQRKGLALFMDKGCAACHMSLNVGGNGYYQFGVADAPPAGVCPSTDPGREAVVETITCEFVFKAPSLRNVAMTPPYFHSGKVWDLHTAVAIMGSAQLGLRLAPGEVTLVTRFLESLTGRPPVVTLPELPPATDRTPPPAP
- a CDS encoding c-type cytochrome, whose amino-acid sequence is MTSHGPTPPPRRLGRRGALLLSVLLFAAPAGAGEVLPFRAPPETERPAGPGADLVRLGRRIATHTPAELPDLGGNALRCSNCHLKAGTVPYAAPWVGAPARYPRYSARNARQVDLRERIQGCFQRSLNGKAPRKDSRAMDALVAYIRWLSKDLPPGATVEGRGMPMLDEPAVPDRRRGARLYLDRCAVCHGEDGAGRLDQKPPRYPYGFPPLWGPRSFNIAAGMARLHKAAAFIQRNMPLAAGGTLTVQEAYDIADFVIHQPRPDFPGKERDWPKGGKPEDARY
- a CDS encoding potassium channel family protein, translating into MKVVITGVGDTGRNLADMLARGDDVELVLVDSDERLCEHLSEELDALVLHGDATDPKLLKDAGLPEADALVCATGTDAINTVIAMLGHRMGVGKIVVKLNDVGLRAACQEIGVTRVIAPKIAAAAEILSTIRGLHRLDFSLVARGGLRLAELDAGAGAGRRLADLAVPGGLLVVAVLRGEQMMVPRGKTRLEAGDVLLTLAEDEKTLERFRELLREATSREKEDEA
- a CDS encoding TrkH family potassium uptake protein — encoded protein: MPGLAAYIPPLDLRAVGHHLAAVLRLLGLLLAVPAAVAAAGGEWEPAARFALLAAGTWGAGFLGGRGHGPDLPLREALVVTALAYVAAGLAGALAFVPAAGFWDALFEAVSGFTTTGLGILDPGALPRSLLFFRSYAQWVGGAGIIVLSVVLLFGPGQAAFRLYGAEFGGENLVGSVRATGRVVLGAYVLLTAGCCLLYLGLGMSPLDAVLHAFSTISTGGFSPAREGLSGAGPGLSAAVTAAMFLGAVSFPLYHRVRTKGLRAAARDVELRWMAGIAAAATAAFLALGAPGLHAAAFRAVSALSTTGFALSDPAAWAPPEKTLATILMLVGGSTGSTAGGIKILRLVLALRVVSWGMKRLLLPPEAKVPLAIGGVQFSETDIRSAFGFLALYALIFTASTLVLTLWGFPAGDAAFESASALGTVGLSAGVTGPGLPLPAKALLIFDMLAGRLEILPLLVLLAPWHWRPRRRPGRTRP